In a single window of the Drosophila albomicans strain 15112-1751.03 chromosome 3, ASM965048v2, whole genome shotgun sequence genome:
- the LOC127565571 gene encoding gustatory receptor for sugar taste 64f gives MRLLPKLGRKFRRWKKFKKSPLLRKLDLLHETARKRAFLETSQDYISRLQAECDENVVTKLRGKTRDQFLYNGTFHEAVGKVLLTAQFFAMMPVRGVTAKHPSSLSFSWLHVRTCCCLLFITSTLIDLTLTIFKVLDGPISFNNIKPIIFRGCILLVCMTALNLARKWPELMMHWHDIEQDLPQYQTQKEKWRMAHTIHMVMLVGMMLSFAEHLLSMISAINYASVCNVTDDPLRNFFMLTNDEIFYFMGYSPPLALWGKLQNVYSTFIWNYMDVFVMIVSVGLAAKFRQLNDNLLKFKGMHMPPSYWSERRIQYRNICGLCGKMDNAISLITMVSFSNNLYFICVQLLRSLNQMPSVTHAVYFYFSLIFLIGRTLAVSLYAASVHDESRYSLRYLRCVPKDSWCSETKRFADEITSDLVALSGMKFFHLTRKLVLSVAGTIVTYELVLIQFHEDQNLWDCDQSNYS, from the exons ATGAGGCTTTTGCCCAAGCTGGGACGCAAATTTCGTCGCTGGAAGAAGTTTAAGAAGTCCCCCTTGCTGAGGAAACTTGATTTGCTACACGAAAC CGCTCGCAAGCGTGCCTTCTTGGAAACCTCGCAGGATTACATAAGTCGACTGCAAGCCGAATGCGATGAAAATGTGGTCACAA AATTGCGTGGCAAAACCCGTGACCAATTCCTCTACAATGGCACTTTCCATGAGGCTGTGGGCAAGGTGCTACTCACCGCCCAATTCTTTGCCATGATGCCGGTCCGAGGCGTCACAGCGAAGCATCCCAGCAGCCTGAGCTTCTCCTGGCTGCATGTGCgcacctgctgctgcctgttgttTATCACCTCCACCCTCATCGATCTGACCTTGACCATCTTCAAGGTGTTGGATGGACCCATTAGCTTTAACAACATTAAGCCCATCATCTTCAGAGGCTGCATTCTGTTGGTCTGCATGACAGCTCTCAATTTGGCACGCAAGTGGCCCGAATTGATGATGCACTGGCACGACATCGAACAGGATTTGCCGCAGTATCAGACGCAGAAGGAAAAGTGGCGTATGGCGCATACGATACACATGGTCATGCTGGTGGGCATGATGCTGTCCTTTG CGGAGCACTTGCTCAGCATGATTTCGGCCATCAACTACGCCTCGGTTTGCAATGTCACCGATGATCCCCTTCGGAATTTCTTTATGCTTACCAACGATGAGATCTTTTACTTCATGGGCTACTCGCCGCCCTTGGCGTTGTGGGGCAAACTGCAGAATGTCTACTCTACGTTCATCTGGAACTATATGGATGTGTTTGTAATGATTGTCAGCGTTGGTTTGGCAGCCAAGTTTCGTCAGCTCAACGACAATTTACTAAAGTTCAAAGGAATG CACATGCCACCTTCATATTGGTCGGAGAGACGCATACAATATCGTAACATTTGCGGCTTGTGTGGTAAAATGGACAATGCCATATCGTTGATTACCATGGTCTCCTTTTCCAACAATCTCTATTTTATATGTGTTCAACTGTTGCGCAGTTTGAA TCAAATGCCTTCGGTGACTCACGCTGTTTACTTTTACTTCTCGCTCATATTCCTGATTGGACGCACGCTGGCAGTGTCCTTATACGCAGCCAGCGTGCACGATGAGTCGCGTTATTCACTGCGCTATTTGCGCTGTGTGCCCAAGGATTCATGGTGCTCCGAGACAAAGCGTTTTGCTGATGAAATCACCAGTGATTTAGTGGCACTAAGTGGCATGAAGTTCTTTCATCTGACCAGGAAATTAGTGTTGAGTGTAG CTGGCACTATAGTCACCTATGAGTTGGTGTTGATACAATTCCACGAGGATCAGAATCTCTGGGATTGCGATCAAAGTAATTACTCGTaa
- the LOC117566397 gene encoding LOW QUALITY PROTEIN: gustatory receptor for sugar taste 64e (The sequence of the model RefSeq protein was modified relative to this genomic sequence to represent the inferred CDS: inserted 2 bases in 1 codon), with the protein MPVRGVSSKYAEDLSFSWLSFRSCYSLVVSILFLISSGYMAAFVMHVNFDFDSVETLVFYGSIFAISVAFFQLAIKWPAVVIEWQMVESQLPALRTEKERGALAHHIKMIVIIAMGCSLVEHLLSMLSSIYYVNACPVLPNRPIDSYLLIVFSMFYHFVEYSTTLGVLGKIVNVLATFAWSFNDIFVMAVSVSLXRQLNDYMLREARMPTSADYWIQCRINFRNLCKLCNVVDDAISVITLLCFSNNLYFICGKILKSLQKKPSASHTAYFWFSLGYLLIRTLILSLYSASINDESKRPLLIFRLVPRQYWTSELKRFSEEVHMDQVALTGMKFFRLTRGVVISVAGTIVTYELILLQFNKADKVNDCYEH; encoded by the exons ATGCCCGTGCGTGGCGTCAGCTCCAAGTACGCCGAAGATCTGAGCTTCAGCTGGCTTAGCTTTCGCTCCTGCTACTCGCTGGTGGTCAGcatattgtttttgattaGCTCTGGCTACATGGCCGCCTTTGTGATGCATGTGAATTTTGACTTTGACTCGGTGGAAACTCTGGTCTTCTATGGCTCGATCTTTGCAATCTCGGTGGCCTTCTTTCAACTGGCAATCAAGTGGCCAGCTGTAGTGATTGAGTGGCAAATGGTGGAGTCCCAGCTGCCGGCTCTGCGAACCGAAAAAGAACGTGGCGCCTTGGCTCATCACATTAAAATGATTGTAATAATTGCCATGGGTTGTTCGTTGG TAGAGCACTTGCTGAGCATGCTGTCCAGCATCTATTATGTCAACGCTTGTCCTGTGCTGCCCAATCGACCCATTGACAGCTATTTGCTCATAGTCTTTAGCATGTTTTATCACTTTGTGGAGTACTCTACTACTTTGGGTGTGCTGGGCAAGATTGTCAATGTGTTGGCCACATTCGCTTGGAGTTTCAATGACATCTTTGTCATGGCTGTCAGTGTTTCTCT GCGTCAACTCAACGATTATATGCTACGTGAAGCTAGAATG CCCACTAGCGCTGACTACTGGATACAGTGTCGCATTAATTTTCGCAATCTCTGCAAACTTTGCAATGTTGTCGATGATGCTATTTCAGTCATAACTCTGCTCTGCTTCAGCAACAATTTGTACTTTATCTGTGGCAAGATATTGAAGAGTTTGCA GAAGAAACCTTCTGCTTCTCATACCGCTTACTTTTGGTTCTCCTTGGGATATTTGCTTATACGCACTTTGATACTCTCGCTTTACAGCGCCAGCATTAATGATGAATCTAAGCGACCTTTGCTCATCTTTCGACTGGTGCCCAGACAATACTGGACATCAGAG CTCAAGCGCTTTTCGGAGGAAGTGCACATGGATCAGGTGGCTTTAACGGGCATGAAGTTCTTTCGGCTAACTCGAGGAGTTGTCATATCG gtGGCTGGCACAATTGTCACCTACGAACTGATTTTGCTGCAGTTCAACAAAGCGGACAAAGTTAATGATTGCTATGAACACTGA
- the LOC117566390 gene encoding protein prune homolog 2, translating into MSCHYAESESSQSESKMDISETPTDSTGVSPLADERMPNKVNDATSQQHQIEEDKRENNENVSSSLLDNRIMRPELLLPLGGGGGVPQRHITTERTLTLANSHPLMSPTNTDSDSEPFQSKRNNFPDVVPTEAVRNTLNQQNNMRVKPPKDAKVSLLRANSPDLISSESDADVSQYLAAVESNFQSVSLLPNANNKASRKTKRIGVGGEDISSLDSISNHSFDDDEDIEHNLASLSPSSSLIDGLDGEDDDDDDDCEGPELLPDNDDDLDDFGMATTPTPHATGGAVVTTTTAAATAELPQYTADEERRDSRNWQKITLPDGKTREIDMRVIEPYKRVLSHGGYLKAGGQNAIVIFCACHLPDRSRADYSYVMDNLFLYVVKTLEQLVTDDYVLIYLHGGSNRRNVPPFPWLKRCYQLLDRRLRKSLKHMYLVHPTFWIKSLVWMARPFVSTKFWRKLIYVKSLEELGLHVVVEKAAIPEKVKQYDAKRH; encoded by the exons ATGAG TTGTCACTACGCGGAATCGGAATCGTCGCAGTCCGAGAGCAAAATGGACATATCCGAGACGCCAACGGACTCCACAGGCGTCTCGCCGCTGGCCGACGAGCGGATGCCAAACAAAGTGAACGATGCCACCTCGCAGCAGCATCAGATCGAAGAGGATAAGCGAGAGAATAACGAGAATGTGAGCTCATCATTACTGGATAATCGAATAATGCGGCcggagttgttgctgccgcttggaggcggaggaggagtaCCACAACGACATATAACAACCGAACGCACGCTAACGCTGGCTAACAGCCATCCGCTGATGTCACCCACAAACACAGACTCCGACTCTGAACCGTTTCAGAGCAAGCGCAACAATTTCCCCGACGTTGTGCCAACGGAAGCTGTGCGCAACACTCTCAATCAGCAGAACAATATGCGCGTGAAGCCGCCAAAGGACGCAAAGGTCAGTCTGTTGCGTGCCAATAGCCCGGATCTGATTAGCAGTGAGTCGGATGCGGATGTCTCGCAGTATTTGGCAGCTGTGGAGTCGAATTTTCAGTCTGTTTCATTGCTGcccaatgccaacaacaaggcATCGCGCAAAACTAAGCGGATTGGTGTTGGTGGCGAAGACATCTCCAGCTTGGATTCCATATCGAATCACAGCTTCGACGATGACGAAGACATCGAGCACAATTTGGCCTCGTTGAGTCCATCAAGTTCACTGATCGACGGCCTCGATGGcgaagacgatgacgatgatgacgactgCGAGGGTCCCGAACTGCTGCCCGACAACGATGATGACCTAGATGATTTCGGCATGGCCACAACGCCCACGCCACATGCAACTGGTGGCGCTGTGGTTACcacaacaactgctgctgcaacagccgAGCTGCCGCAATATACGGCGGATGAGGAGCGACGCGACTCACGCAATTGGCAAAAGATAACGCTGCCGGATGGCAAGACCCGTGAGATTGATATGCGTGTCATTGAGCCCTATAAGCGTGTGCTCTCCCATGGCGGCTATCTGAAGGCTGGCGGACAAAATGCCATTGTCATATTCTGTGCCTGTCATTTGCCGGACAGATCGCGAGCCGATTATAGCTATGTCATGGACAATCTGTTTCTGTATGTGGTGAAGACGCTGGAGCAGCTGGTCACCGATGACTATGTACTCATCTATCTGCATGGCGGCTCCAACAGGCGTAATGTACCACCCTTTCCATGGCTCAAGCG TTGCTATCAACTGCTGGATCGCCGCTTGCGCAAGAGTCTGAAGCACATGTATTTGGTGCATCCTACATTCTGGATCAAGTCCCTGGTTTGGATGGCGCGCCCATTTGTCAG CACAAAGTTCTGGCGGAAGCTGATCTACGTTAAATCTCTGGAGGAACTGGGACTGCATGTGGTTGTGGAGAAGGCAGCCATACCGGAGAAGGTTAAGCAATACGATGCCAAGCGACACTGA
- the LOC117566393 gene encoding gustatory receptor for sugar taste 64c — MPHLASKQAAAMQRQMQRNKNTLHHAIGPFLILAQFLGVLPVAGVSPNAAVEKVQFRWFSLSFLVSCIILGFSIMDCVLSSKIVFENGLKIYTIGSLSFSVICIAGFSVFLLLSFRWPRIIKQTTRCELIFLQPAYDCRFGRQFGRRIRIWGVVLLVAALCEHSTYVGSAIYSNYQQIKECQLDVLFWLNYFQRERQELFTVFHFNVVQAIFIEWTTLAMTFVWNFVDILLILISRAFQLRFQQLHWRIRQHAGQRMSNEFWQQMRYDLLELSDLLKVYDKELSGLVILACSNNMYFVCVQIYHSFKARGSFMDELYFWFCLFYVITRLSNMMFATAAIPQEAREISYTLFEIPTEFWCIELQRIQEILLSNTFALSGKGFFFMTRRLIFAMAATLMAYELVLINQMSGSEVQKSICSRGAGSSKSIFYS, encoded by the exons ATGCCACATTTGGCCAGtaaacaagcagcagcaatgcagAGGCAAATGCagcgcaataaaaatacactTCACCATGCCATCGGACCTT TTCTGATTTTGGCGCAGTTTTTGGGTGTTCTCCCCGTGGCTGGTGTGTCGCCGAATGCTGCTGTGGAAAAAGTTCAATTTCGTTGGTTTTCTTTGTCGTTTCTCGTAAGCTGTATCATACTGGGCTTTTCCATTATGGACTGCGTGCTCTCCTCCAAAATAGTCTTCGAAAATGGTCTCAAGATATACACGATAG GTTCTCTTAGCTTTAGCGTCATCTGCATTGCTGGCTTTAGTGTGTTTCTCTTGCTTTCCTTTCGCTGGCCTCGAATCATTAAGCAAACAACTCGCTGTGAGTTGATTTTTCTGCAACCCGCTTATGATTGTCGCTTTGGTCGACAATTTGGGCGTCGGATCCGCATATGGGGCGTGGTTTTGCTTGTGGCTGCTCTTTGTGAGCACTCGACTTATGTGGGCAGTGCCATCTATAGCAACTATCAGCAGATTAAAGAGTGCCAGTTGGATGTGCTCTTTTGGTTGAATTACTTTCAGCGCGAACGTCAAGAACTCTTCACCGTATTCCACTTCAATGTGGTGCAAGCGATCTTCATCGAATGGACCACTTTAGCCATGACTTTCGTGTGGAACTTTGTGGACATTCTGTTGATACTGATCTCTCGTGCCTTTCAGCTGCGCTTTCAGCAGCTGCATTGGCGCATCAGGCAGCATGCGGGACAACGCATGTCCAATGAGTTCTGGCAGCAGATGCGCTATGATCTTCTAGAGCTCAGCGATCTGCTCAAAGTGTATGACAAGGAGTTGTCCGGCTTGGTCATCTTGGCGTGTTCGAATAACATGTACTTTGTGTGCGTGCAAATCTATCACAGCTTCAA AGCCCGTGGCAGCTTCATGGATGAGCTGTACTTCTGGTTCTGTCTGTTCTATGTCATCACACGTCTCTCCAATATGATGTTTGCTACTGCAGCTATACCACAGGAAGCCAGAGAGATTTCCTACACACTCTTTGAAATACCCACCGAGTTCTGGTGCATCGAACTCCAGCGCATCCAAGAGATACTTTTAAGCAACACTTTTGCGCTGAGTGGCAAAGGTTTCTTCTTTATGACACGTCGTTTAATATTTGCT ATGGCTGCCACGCTGATGGCCTATGAGCTGGTCTTGATTAATCAAATGAGCGGCTCTGAGGTGCAGAAGAGCATCTGCAGTCGTGGCGCGGGCAGTTCAAAGAGTATTTTCTATTCATAG
- the LOC117570193 gene encoding microspherule protein 1: MEGTQLPATIANNATPAIVKTTLGPNVATHAAGAPPAATTVSVVSSTSVNTCAAPVIPTKTTITTTPLTASVAATTLLSKTPIHNLPIELLQNDAAKRRSSSRTIKRKRFDDEIVEYNLTIPNSRGGGADANRSNRPRTTSQNYTGIPTTPTSLLQSPATTVVTAETSQTAGLAVETSLGVAASNVAAAATTPATPTTPATPSLPLPTIIAPVQQQQTQAQPKPKPIMERAPATERRPRPARPASNKKPRRNGRPLAQMATKDLGRWKPIDDLALVIGIQQTNDLRMIHRGVKFSCKFTLQELQQRWYALLYEPAVSRIAVSAMRNLHPELVESVQRKALYSVLEEDLLGTIKSTDTPKLEQFQALLDKNAAIFYCARTAKSLHNHWLLLKQYCLLPDQTVKPLHVSEPLSFSDAEDQIFDQDLHEPRDEALEVELALADRRNKRDIRLLENELSRWGVLVDSVLGPTAASEFDNQTLACLCGRLVRYLMRSKEITFGREAKECGVDVDLSLEGPAAKISRRQGTIKMRSNGDFFIANEGKRAIFIDGTPLLSGNKTRLAHNCTVEISGLRFTFLVNYELINAIRQESAKTSNPLN, translated from the exons ATGGAAGGTACGCAATTACCTGCTACAATTGCTAATAATGCCACCCCAGCAATAGTGAAAACAACTCTAGGACCAAATGTTGCAACGCATGCAGCAGGCGCTCCTCCTGCTGCCACTACTGTCAGTGTGGTGTCATCGACATCTGTCAACACTTGCGCAGCCCCTGTcataccaacaaaaacaacaataacaacaactccaTTAACAGCatcagtagcagcaacaacacttttGAGTAAAACTCCGATTCACAATTTGCCGATTGAGTTGCTGCAAAACGACGCTGCCAAGCGTCGAAg TTCATCGCGTACAATAAAGCGCAAACGTTTTGACGACGAGATcgttgaatataatttaacaatACCAAACAGCCGTGGCGGCGGTGCCGATGCAAACCGATCAAACAGACCGCGCACAACATCGCAGAATTACACGGGCATCCCCACAACACCCACGAGTTTGCTGCAGTCGCCTGCAACAACTGTTGTTACCGCGGAGACATCACAAACTGCGGGCCTAGCTGTTGAGACGTCACTTGGAGTAGCAGCAAGCAacgttgcagcagctgccacaacacCTGCAACACCCACAACGCCTGCAACGCCCAGCTTACCGTTGCCCACGATTATTGCGccagtgcaacaacaacaaacgcaaGCGCAGCCGAAACCCAAACCAATTATGGAACGTGCTCCTGCCACAGAGCGCCGTCCACGTCCCGCACGTCCGGCGAGCAACAAGAAGCCGCGTCGCAATGGACGCCCCCTGGCACAGATGGCCACCAAGGATTTGGGACGCTGGAAGCCAATCGATGATCTGGCGCTTGTCATAGGCATACAACAAACCAACGACTTGCGCATGATTCATCGTGGGGTGAAGTTCTCGTGCAAGTTTACGTTGCAGGAGCTCCAGCAGCGTTGGTATGCGCTGCTCTATGAGCCCGCGGTGTCGCGCATTGCCGTCTCTGCCATGCGCAATCTGCATCCCGAGCTGGTGGAGTCGGTGCAGCGCAAGGCACTCTACAGCGTGCTGGAGGAGGATCTGCTGGGCACCATTAAGAGC ACTGATACACCCAAATTGGAGCAGTTCCAGGCGCTGCTGGACAAGAATGCAGCAATCTTTTATTGTGCGCGCACAGCAAAGTCGCTCCACAATCATTGGCTGCTGCTTAAGCAGTATTGCCTGCTGCCAGATCAAACTGTGAAGCCGCTACACGTCAGCGAGCCGCTTAGCTTCTCGGATGCCGAGGATCAGATCTTCGATCAGGACTTGCATGAGCCACGGGACGAGGCCTTGGAAGTGGAACTCGCTCTGGCGGATCGTCGCAACAAACGCGACATACGTCTGCTGGAGAACGAACTCTCACGATGGGGCGTACTCGTTGACTCTGTGCTGGGACCCACGGCAGCTAGTGAGTTTGATAATCAGACACTAGCTTGTCTGTGTGGACGCTTGGTGCGCTATTTGATGCGCTCCAAGGAGATTACATTTGGTCGCGAGGCCAAGGAATGCGGCGTCGATGTGGATCTATCACTGGAGGGACCTGCTGCCAAGATATCAAGACGTCAGGGCACCATTAAGATGCGCAGCAATGGCGACTTCTTCATTGCCAACGAGGGCAAGCGTGCGATTTTCATTGATGGCACGCCGTTGTTGAGTGGCAATAAGACTCGCTTGGCGCACAATTGCACTGTGGAGATCTCGGGACTGCGCTTTACCTTCTTGGTGAACTATGAGCTCATCAATGCCATACGGCAGGAGAGCGCCAAGACTTCGAATCCACTGAATTAG